A section of the Labrus bergylta chromosome 21, fLabBer1.1, whole genome shotgun sequence genome encodes:
- the muc13b gene encoding mucin-13b isoform X2: MAPNFKPFSLIWLVAACLAPQATSAADGTTVPTAQEATAAPGDPSTAPKVTTAAPGDPSTAAKVTTAAPGDPSTTPKVTTAAPGDPSTAAKVTTAAPGDPSTAAKVTTAAPGDPSTAPKVTTAAPGDPSTAPKVTTAAPGDPSTAPKETTAAPGGPSTAPQKTTAAPGGPSTAPQKTTAGPGGPSATPQVTPDSPATKPPSTPAPTKPVPVPGPCESNPCGGGSTCVPRFNQMFECLCLPGRVHNNDSNTCESAKVFPGQLTLAKEYSPNLADPTSEDFLSVSKDVVTELDNVFKSTPGYSKSIVLKLKPAISVRVWFRATPGILAEVENIFEPTATIEAKTITETLKKAITESTEGSLLNGADFKEADLCTSKPCDVETTECTPKNGSFGCSCKDGYIKTSFSDRVCIACPSGKKAGTSGCVNCPFGYSGLNCNESWQLALVVVSVVVGGLLLISGIVMGVLACRPAKKSSKKMKDAGTAKHNVSNFSAKAPLVNSTANSRAPLVNGSANAYASAGVPRIPRAMTTSSLDHRTNLEMTPSSSRQNLVPNGRNARLYDDPDDMKPYTQARPQNNPYAQARPQNNPYAQNRLQNNPYSAKEGYTNPYVTNDNGRRLY, from the exons ATGGCTCCAAACTTCAAACCCTTCTCACTCATTTGGCTAGTTGCAGCCTGTCTTG CACCTCAAGCAACATCAGCCGCTGATGGTACAACAGTCCCAACAGCTCAAGAAGCAACGGCAG ctccaggtGATCCATCGACAGCGCCTAAAGTaacaacggcagctccaggtGATCCATCGACAGCGGCTAAAGTaacaacggcagctccaggtGATCCATCGACAACACCTAAAGTaacaacggcagctccaggtGATCCATCGACAGCGGCTAAAGTaacaacggcagctccaggtGATCCATCGACAGCGGCTAAAGTaacaacggcagctccaggtGATCCATCGACAGCGCCTAAAGTaacaacggcagctccaggtGATCCATCGACAGCGCCTAAAGTaacaacggcagctccaggtGATCCATCGACAGCGCCTAAAgaaacaacggcagctccaggtGGTCCATCGACAGCGCCTCAAAaaacaacggcagctccaggtGGTCCATCGACAGCGCCTCAAAAAACAACGGCAGGTCCAGGTGGTCCATCGGCAACGCCTCAAGTAACACCAGATAGTCCAGCTACAAAACCACCATCAACACCAGCTCCAACAAAACCAGTTCCAGTTCCAG GCCCTTGTGAGTCAAACCCATGCGGCGGTGGTAGCACCTGTGTACCTCGTTTCaatcaaatgtttgaatgcCTGTGTTTGCCTGGTAGAGTCCACAATAATGACAGCAACACTTGTGAGAGTG CCAAGGTTTTCCCTGGACAACTGACCCTGGCAAAAGAGTACAGTCCAAACCTTGCAGACCCCACATCAGAAGATTTTCTGAGTGTGTCTAAAGACGTTGTTACAGAG CTGGACAATGTTTTTAAGTCAACTCCTGGCTACTCTAAATCTATAGTGCTGAAACTGAA GCCCGCTATTAGTGTCAGAGTGTGGTTCAGGGCGACGCCAGGTATCTTGGCTGAAGTAGAAAACATCTTTGAGCCAACAGCTACCATTGAAGCTAAAACAATTACAGAAACATTGAAAAAGGCGATTACAGAGTCAACTGAAGGTTCTCTCCTGAATGGGGCAGATTTTAAAG aGGCTGACCTGTGTACTTCAAAACCTTGTGATGTGGAAACCACAGAATGCACTCCCAAGAATGGATCTTTTGGCTGTTCATGTAAGGACGGCTACATTAAGACGAGCTTCAGCGACAGAGTATGCATTG CTTGTCCCAGTGGGAAAAAAGCTGGGACCAGTGGTTGTGTCAA ttgtcCATTTGGTTATTCTGGCTTAAACTGCAATGAAT CATGGCAACTTGCGCTGGTAGTCGTGTCTGTTGTTGTAGGAGGACTGCTGCTCATCTCAGGCATTGTTATGGGTGTATTGGCATGCAG ACCTGCCAAGAAGAGCTccaagaaaatgaaagatgCAGGCACGGCAAAGCATAATGTCAGCAACTTTTCTGCAAAAGCACCATTGGTCAACAGCACAGCCAACAGCCGAGCACCCTTGGTGAATGGATCAGCCAACGCCTATGCTAGCGCCGGGGTGCCTAGAATCCCCCGGGCTATGACAACAAGCAGCCTGGACCACAGGACCAACCTGGAGATGACTCCGAGCAGCAGCCGGCAAAACCTGGTCCCTAATGGGAGGAACGCG CGGCTCTATGATGACCCTGACGACATGAAGCCATACACACAGGCTCGACCCCAGAACAACCCCTACGCCCAGGCTCGACCCCAGAACAACCCGTACGCCCAGAATCGCCTCCAGAACAACCCGTACTCCGCCAAGGAGGGGTACACCAACCCTTACGTCACCAATGACAATGGAAGACGGTTATATTAA
- the muc13b gene encoding mucin-13b isoform X1, with the protein MAPNFKPFSLIWLVAACLAPQATSAADGTTVPTAQEATAGPGGPSTTPKVTTAAPGDPSTAPKVTTAAPGDPSTAAKVTTAAPGDPSTTPKVTTAAPGDPSTAAKVTTAAPGDPSTAAKVTTAAPGDPSTAPKVTTAAPGDPSTAPKVTTAAPGDPSTAPKETTAAPGGPSTAPQKTTAAPGGPSTAPQKTTAGPGGPSATPQVTPDSPATKPPSTPAPTKPVPVPGPCESNPCGGGSTCVPRFNQMFECLCLPGRVHNNDSNTCESAKVFPGQLTLAKEYSPNLADPTSEDFLSVSKDVVTELDNVFKSTPGYSKSIVLKLKPAISVRVWFRATPGILAEVENIFEPTATIEAKTITETLKKAITESTEGSLLNGADFKEADLCTSKPCDVETTECTPKNGSFGCSCKDGYIKTSFSDRVCIACPSGKKAGTSGCVNCPFGYSGLNCNESWQLALVVVSVVVGGLLLISGIVMGVLACRPAKKSSKKMKDAGTAKHNVSNFSAKAPLVNSTANSRAPLVNGSANAYASAGVPRIPRAMTTSSLDHRTNLEMTPSSSRQNLVPNGRNARLYDDPDDMKPYTQARPQNNPYAQARPQNNPYAQNRLQNNPYSAKEGYTNPYVTNDNGRRLY; encoded by the exons ATGGCTCCAAACTTCAAACCCTTCTCACTCATTTGGCTAGTTGCAGCCTGTCTTG CACCTCAAGCAACATCAGCCGCTGATGGTACAACAGTCCCAACAGCTCAAGAAGCAACGGCAGGTCCAGGTGGTCCATCGACAACACCTAAAGTaacaacggcagctccaggtGATCCATCGACAGCGCCTAAAGTaacaacggcagctccaggtGATCCATCGACAGCGGCTAAAGTaacaacggcagctccaggtGATCCATCGACAACACCTAAAGTaacaacggcagctccaggtGATCCATCGACAGCGGCTAAAGTaacaacggcagctccaggtGATCCATCGACAGCGGCTAAAGTaacaacggcagctccaggtGATCCATCGACAGCGCCTAAAGTaacaacggcagctccaggtGATCCATCGACAGCGCCTAAAGTaacaacggcagctccaggtGATCCATCGACAGCGCCTAAAgaaacaacggcagctccaggtGGTCCATCGACAGCGCCTCAAAaaacaacggcagctccaggtGGTCCATCGACAGCGCCTCAAAAAACAACGGCAGGTCCAGGTGGTCCATCGGCAACGCCTCAAGTAACACCAGATAGTCCAGCTACAAAACCACCATCAACACCAGCTCCAACAAAACCAGTTCCAGTTCCAG GCCCTTGTGAGTCAAACCCATGCGGCGGTGGTAGCACCTGTGTACCTCGTTTCaatcaaatgtttgaatgcCTGTGTTTGCCTGGTAGAGTCCACAATAATGACAGCAACACTTGTGAGAGTG CCAAGGTTTTCCCTGGACAACTGACCCTGGCAAAAGAGTACAGTCCAAACCTTGCAGACCCCACATCAGAAGATTTTCTGAGTGTGTCTAAAGACGTTGTTACAGAG CTGGACAATGTTTTTAAGTCAACTCCTGGCTACTCTAAATCTATAGTGCTGAAACTGAA GCCCGCTATTAGTGTCAGAGTGTGGTTCAGGGCGACGCCAGGTATCTTGGCTGAAGTAGAAAACATCTTTGAGCCAACAGCTACCATTGAAGCTAAAACAATTACAGAAACATTGAAAAAGGCGATTACAGAGTCAACTGAAGGTTCTCTCCTGAATGGGGCAGATTTTAAAG aGGCTGACCTGTGTACTTCAAAACCTTGTGATGTGGAAACCACAGAATGCACTCCCAAGAATGGATCTTTTGGCTGTTCATGTAAGGACGGCTACATTAAGACGAGCTTCAGCGACAGAGTATGCATTG CTTGTCCCAGTGGGAAAAAAGCTGGGACCAGTGGTTGTGTCAA ttgtcCATTTGGTTATTCTGGCTTAAACTGCAATGAAT CATGGCAACTTGCGCTGGTAGTCGTGTCTGTTGTTGTAGGAGGACTGCTGCTCATCTCAGGCATTGTTATGGGTGTATTGGCATGCAG ACCTGCCAAGAAGAGCTccaagaaaatgaaagatgCAGGCACGGCAAAGCATAATGTCAGCAACTTTTCTGCAAAAGCACCATTGGTCAACAGCACAGCCAACAGCCGAGCACCCTTGGTGAATGGATCAGCCAACGCCTATGCTAGCGCCGGGGTGCCTAGAATCCCCCGGGCTATGACAACAAGCAGCCTGGACCACAGGACCAACCTGGAGATGACTCCGAGCAGCAGCCGGCAAAACCTGGTCCCTAATGGGAGGAACGCG CGGCTCTATGATGACCCTGACGACATGAAGCCATACACACAGGCTCGACCCCAGAACAACCCCTACGCCCAGGCTCGACCCCAGAACAACCCGTACGCCCAGAATCGCCTCCAGAACAACCCGTACTCCGCCAAGGAGGGGTACACCAACCCTTACGTCACCAATGACAATGGAAGACGGTTATATTAA